In a genomic window of Pseudoglutamicibacter albus:
- the sucC gene encoding ADP-forming succinate--CoA ligase subunit beta — protein MDLFEYQARDLFEKHGVPVLAGTVATTPEEAKAAAEKMGGVTVVKAQVKVGGRGKAGGVKVAKNADEAYEHAKAILGMDIKGHTVHRVMIAQGANIASEYYFSILLDRANRNYLAMCSVEGGMEIEQLAVERPEALAKVPVDPTKGIDEAKAQEIVEKANFDAETAAKVVPVIQKLWDVFVKEDATLVEVNPLVSDADGNVLALDGKVSLDDNAEFRQPEHADLVDEKAEDPLEAKAKELGLNYVKLDGQVGIIGNGAGLVMSTLDVVAYAGENHGGMKPANFLDIGGGASAEVMANGLDVILNDEQVKSVFVNVFGGITACDAVASGIVKALEILGDKATKPLVVRLDGNNVEEGRRILSEANHPLVTMATGMDEGADKAAELANA, from the coding sequence GTGGACCTGTTTGAATACCAGGCGCGCGACCTGTTCGAAAAGCACGGCGTACCCGTGCTCGCCGGTACAGTCGCGACCACCCCTGAGGAAGCCAAGGCCGCAGCCGAAAAGATGGGCGGCGTCACCGTCGTCAAGGCTCAGGTCAAGGTGGGTGGCCGAGGTAAGGCTGGCGGCGTCAAGGTCGCAAAGAACGCCGACGAAGCCTACGAGCACGCCAAGGCAATCCTGGGCATGGACATCAAGGGTCACACCGTCCACCGCGTCATGATCGCCCAGGGTGCGAACATCGCCTCCGAATACTACTTCTCGATCCTCCTGGACCGCGCAAACCGCAACTACCTGGCAATGTGCTCGGTTGAGGGCGGCATGGAAATTGAGCAGCTCGCAGTAGAGCGCCCAGAAGCCCTCGCTAAGGTTCCAGTCGACCCAACCAAGGGCATCGACGAAGCCAAGGCACAGGAGATCGTTGAGAAGGCCAACTTCGACGCTGAAACCGCCGCCAAGGTCGTTCCAGTCATCCAGAAGCTCTGGGACGTCTTCGTGAAGGAAGACGCAACCCTCGTTGAGGTCAACCCGCTCGTATCCGACGCTGACGGCAACGTTCTCGCACTCGACGGCAAGGTCTCCCTCGATGACAACGCAGAGTTCCGCCAGCCAGAACACGCAGACCTCGTCGACGAGAAGGCTGAAGACCCACTCGAAGCGAAAGCCAAGGAACTCGGCCTGAACTACGTCAAGCTCGACGGCCAGGTAGGCATCATCGGTAACGGTGCCGGCCTCGTCATGTCCACCCTCGACGTCGTCGCCTACGCAGGCGAGAACCACGGCGGCATGAAACCAGCTAACTTCCTCGACATCGGTGGCGGCGCCTCCGCAGAGGTCATGGCTAACGGCCTCGACGTGATCCTCAACGACGAACAGGTCAAGTCCGTGTTCGTCAACGTCTTCGGCGGCATCACCGCATGCGACGCTGTAGCATCCGGCATCGTGAAGGCCCTCGAAATCCTGGGCGACAAGGCAACCAAGCCACTGGTTGTCCGCCTGGACGGAAACAACGTTGAAGAAGGCCGCCGCATCTTGTCGGAGGCTAACCACCCGCTCGTGACCATGGCCACGGGCATGGACGAAGGCGCCGACAAGGCAGCCGAGCTGGCCAACGCCTGA
- the prpB gene encoding methylisocitrate lyase, whose protein sequence is MLYSNVTAEEKRVAFREALAADEVAQFPGAFTPLSTKLIQEQGFEGVYISGGVLANELGLPDIGLTTLTEVATRAGQIARTTDLPCLVDADTGFGEPMNVARTIQELENAGLAGCHIEDQFNPKRCGHLDGKNVVDEETAVKRIRAAVEARRDSNFVIMARTDIRGVDGFDAALERAQKLADAGADAIFPEAMADLAEFEAMASNLDVPVLANMTEFGKSQLFTKQQLQDAGVSMIIYPVTLQRQAMGAIERVLSAIRTQGTQESEVDNMLTRARLYELVDYNAYNQFDTGVFNFEVPGKPLA, encoded by the coding sequence ATGCTGTATTCCAACGTCACTGCCGAAGAAAAACGTGTTGCATTCCGTGAGGCGCTGGCGGCCGATGAGGTGGCTCAGTTCCCGGGCGCGTTCACCCCGTTGTCCACCAAGCTCATCCAGGAGCAGGGCTTTGAAGGCGTCTATATTTCTGGTGGGGTGCTCGCTAACGAGCTCGGGCTACCGGATATTGGGCTCACGACCCTGACCGAGGTAGCGACCCGCGCCGGCCAGATCGCTCGGACCACGGACCTGCCGTGCCTAGTTGATGCTGACACCGGTTTCGGTGAACCGATGAACGTGGCCCGCACCATCCAGGAACTTGAGAACGCAGGCCTAGCTGGTTGCCACATCGAGGACCAGTTCAACCCGAAGCGTTGCGGTCACCTCGATGGGAAAAACGTGGTCGACGAGGAGACCGCGGTCAAGCGAATCCGTGCCGCAGTCGAGGCCCGCCGGGACAGTAACTTTGTGATCATGGCACGCACCGACATCCGCGGCGTAGACGGATTCGACGCGGCCCTGGAACGCGCTCAGAAGCTCGCTGATGCTGGCGCTGACGCAATCTTCCCTGAAGCGATGGCGGACCTCGCCGAGTTCGAGGCGATGGCTTCCAACCTTGATGTTCCGGTGCTTGCGAACATGACCGAATTCGGTAAGTCCCAGCTGTTCACCAAGCAGCAGCTTCAGGACGCGGGCGTGTCCATGATCATCTATCCGGTGACGCTGCAGCGGCAAGCGATGGGCGCCATCGAACGCGTGCTCAGCGCGATTCGTACGCAAGGCACCCAGGAATCAGAGGTTGACAACATGCTTACACGCGCGCGGTTGTACGAGCTTGTTGACTACAACGCCTACAACCAGTTCGACACTGGCGTGTTCAATTTCGAAGTCCCCGGCAAGCCGCTGGCCTAA
- a CDS encoding MmgE/PrpD family protein produces MTVNHTVRTYPSAEHLPHEEQLAYKLALVATDPVEVDDEVTEMIINRIIDNASVAIASLNRGPIVSARGQALTHRVTPDGGYTGKGALIFGAPEDNAAVSPEWAAWANGVAVRELDYHDTFLAAEYSHPGDNIPPILAVAQHTGASGKDLIRGIATGYEVHVNLVKGICLHEHKIDHIAHVGPASAAGIGTLLGLDAETIFQAIGQALHTTTQTRQSRKGEISTWKAHAPAFAGKMAVEAVDRAMRGQTSPVPIYEGEDGVIAWLLSGPEAEYTVPLPAAGEAKRAILDTYTKEHSAEYQAQAWIDLARKLNKEHPEATDPANVESVLIKTSHHTHYVIGSGANDPQKYDPKASRETLDHSIPYIFTVALQDGAWHHVDSYAPERAQRPDTVELWHKVTTEEDPEWTRRYHSLDLEEKAFGGSVEITLKDGTVITDEIAVADAHPLGARPFAREQYINKFRTLAEGKVAPEEIERFLDAVQRLPELGVGELDQLNIEASVDLEKAQKGVF; encoded by the coding sequence GTGACTGTCAACCACACGGTACGAACCTACCCATCGGCAGAGCACCTGCCGCACGAAGAGCAGCTGGCTTATAAGCTCGCGCTCGTTGCAACTGACCCGGTCGAGGTCGATGACGAGGTCACCGAGATGATCATCAACCGGATCATCGACAACGCCTCCGTAGCTATCGCGTCGCTGAACCGCGGCCCGATCGTCTCGGCGCGCGGGCAGGCCCTCACCCACCGCGTGACCCCGGACGGTGGCTACACGGGCAAGGGCGCGCTCATCTTCGGTGCGCCAGAGGACAACGCTGCCGTCTCCCCTGAATGGGCGGCGTGGGCCAACGGCGTGGCCGTGCGTGAACTCGACTACCACGACACGTTCCTCGCCGCCGAATATTCCCACCCGGGTGACAACATCCCGCCGATCCTCGCGGTAGCCCAGCACACCGGGGCAAGCGGTAAGGACCTCATCCGCGGCATCGCGACCGGCTACGAGGTCCACGTGAACCTCGTCAAGGGAATCTGCTTGCACGAGCACAAGATCGACCACATCGCCCACGTCGGCCCGGCATCCGCTGCCGGCATCGGTACTTTGCTCGGCTTGGATGCCGAGACGATCTTCCAGGCGATCGGCCAGGCTCTGCACACCACCACGCAGACCCGCCAGTCCCGTAAGGGTGAGATTTCAACATGGAAGGCCCACGCGCCAGCGTTCGCGGGCAAGATGGCGGTTGAGGCGGTGGATCGTGCGATGCGCGGCCAGACCTCCCCTGTCCCGATCTATGAGGGCGAAGATGGCGTGATCGCGTGGCTACTTTCCGGCCCGGAGGCCGAATACACCGTCCCGCTTCCAGCGGCAGGTGAAGCCAAGCGAGCCATACTGGACACATACACCAAGGAACACTCCGCTGAATACCAGGCGCAGGCGTGGATCGATTTGGCGCGCAAGCTCAACAAGGAACACCCTGAGGCCACCGACCCAGCTAACGTCGAGTCGGTTCTGATCAAGACCTCGCACCATACCCACTACGTGATCGGTTCGGGCGCAAACGACCCGCAGAAGTACGATCCAAAGGCATCCCGCGAGACCCTGGATCACTCGATCCCATACATTTTCACGGTTGCGTTGCAGGACGGCGCGTGGCATCACGTGGATTCCTACGCACCGGAGCGCGCTCAACGCCCGGACACCGTGGAGCTGTGGCACAAGGTCACTACCGAAGAAGACCCTGAGTGGACCCGCCGTTATCACTCGCTGGATCTGGAGGAGAAGGCGTTCGGCGGCTCGGTTGAGATCACACTGAAGGACGGCACGGTCATCACTGACGAGATCGCTGTTGCTGACGCTCATCCGCTGGGTGCGCGCCCGTTCGCTCGCGAGCAGTACATTAACAAGTTCCGCACACTAGCTGAAGGCAAGGTCGCTCCGGAGGAGATCGAGCGTTTCCTGGATGCGGTGCAGCGTCTGCCTGAACTCGGTGTGGGCGAGCTGGATCAGCTCAACATCGAGGCCAGCGTTGACCTTGAAAAGGCTCAGAAGGGTGTGTTCTAA
- the sucD gene encoding succinate--CoA ligase subunit alpha — translation MSIFINKDSKVIVQGITGSEGAKHTARMLAAGTNIVGGVNARKAGQVVTHGDKEITVYGTVKEAMEETGADVSIAFVPPAFCKDAAEEAIEAEIGLLVVITEGIPVQDSAEFYNLSLTKLGEDGKPKTRIIGPNCPGIITPGESLVGITPANITGAGGVGLVSKSGTLTYQMMYELRDLGFTTAIGIGGDPVIGTTHIDALEAFENDPDTKAIVMIGEIGGDAEERAAEFIKENVTKPVVGYVAGFTAPEGKTMGHAGAIVSGSSGTAQAKKEALEAAGVKVGKTPSEAARLLREVYPG, via the coding sequence ATGTCGATCTTCATTAACAAGGACTCCAAGGTCATCGTCCAGGGCATCACCGGCTCCGAGGGCGCAAAGCACACCGCACGCATGCTCGCCGCAGGCACCAACATCGTCGGCGGTGTCAACGCGCGCAAGGCCGGCCAGGTCGTGACCCACGGTGACAAGGAAATCACCGTCTACGGCACCGTCAAGGAAGCAATGGAAGAGACCGGCGCGGACGTCTCCATCGCGTTCGTCCCACCGGCATTCTGCAAGGACGCAGCCGAGGAAGCCATCGAGGCTGAAATCGGTCTGCTGGTTGTCATCACCGAGGGCATCCCGGTACAGGACTCCGCAGAGTTCTACAACCTCTCCCTGACCAAGCTGGGCGAAGACGGTAAGCCGAAGACCCGCATCATCGGCCCTAACTGCCCAGGCATCATCACCCCAGGCGAATCGCTCGTGGGCATCACCCCGGCTAACATCACCGGCGCAGGCGGTGTTGGCCTGGTATCGAAGTCCGGTACCCTCACCTACCAGATGATGTACGAGCTGCGTGACCTCGGCTTCACCACCGCAATCGGTATCGGTGGCGACCCAGTCATCGGCACCACCCACATCGACGCCCTCGAAGCGTTCGAGAACGACCCAGACACCAAGGCGATCGTCATGATCGGTGAAATCGGTGGTGACGCTGAAGAGCGCGCTGCAGAGTTCATCAAGGAGAACGTGACCAAGCCAGTTGTCGGCTACGTCGCAGGCTTCACCGCCCCAGAGGGTAAGACGATGGGCCACGCAGGCGCGATCGTTTCCGGCTCCTCCGGCACCGCGCAGGCCAAGAAGGAAGCCCTCGAAGCCGCCGGCGTCAAGGTCGGCAAGACCCCATCCGAGGCAGCACGCCTGCTCCGCGAGGTCTACCCAGGCTAA
- a CDS encoding bifunctional 2-methylcitrate synthase/citrate synthase — protein sequence MTEQTIYKGLAGVVADTTAISKVNAETNSLLYRGYPVQELAAKCSVEQVALLLWNGELPSEEQLAEFTRRERSGRALSEQLKRVIDELPTTCHPMDVCHAAAAVIGASHPDGEDNSPEAELRKAQELFALMPAVVCYDQRRRRGLELVEPREDLDYSQNFLWMAFGEEAAEEVVDAFRVSMILYAEHSFNASTFTARVITSTLSDLHSAVGGAIGALKGPLHGGANEAVMHTFEELGIRADESAEDAEARAKAWMDDALAQKKKIMGFGHRVYKNGDSRVPTMQDALFRMLDYYDRHELLGLYRGLEKSMDEAKGIKPNLDYPAGPTYWLMGFDIPMFTPIFVCSRIMGWTAHIMEQRANNALIRPLSAYDGPAERHIEG from the coding sequence ATGACTGAGCAAACTATTTATAAGGGCCTTGCCGGCGTTGTCGCAGACACCACCGCGATTTCCAAGGTCAATGCAGAAACGAACTCGCTACTCTACCGCGGCTACCCGGTCCAGGAGCTGGCCGCGAAATGCTCCGTTGAACAAGTCGCACTGTTGCTGTGGAACGGTGAGTTGCCAAGCGAAGAGCAGCTCGCGGAATTCACGCGCCGTGAGCGTTCCGGCCGGGCGCTGAGTGAACAGCTCAAGCGCGTGATCGATGAGTTGCCGACCACGTGCCACCCGATGGATGTGTGCCACGCCGCCGCCGCTGTGATCGGTGCGTCGCATCCAGACGGTGAGGACAACTCGCCTGAAGCTGAGTTGCGTAAAGCGCAAGAGTTGTTCGCGCTGATGCCTGCGGTGGTTTGTTATGACCAGCGCCGCCGTCGCGGGCTTGAGCTTGTGGAACCGCGTGAGGACCTCGATTATTCGCAGAACTTCCTGTGGATGGCCTTCGGTGAGGAAGCCGCTGAGGAGGTTGTGGATGCGTTCCGTGTCTCGATGATCTTGTATGCGGAGCATTCGTTCAACGCCTCCACGTTCACCGCGCGCGTGATCACGTCCACGTTGTCTGATCTGCATTCGGCTGTCGGTGGCGCGATCGGCGCGCTCAAGGGCCCGTTGCACGGTGGCGCGAACGAGGCCGTGATGCACACGTTCGAGGAGCTTGGGATCAGGGCCGATGAGTCGGCTGAGGACGCCGAGGCCCGCGCTAAAGCGTGGATGGATGATGCGCTGGCTCAGAAGAAGAAAATCATGGGCTTTGGCCACCGGGTCTATAAGAACGGCGACTCGCGTGTGCCGACCATGCAGGATGCGTTGTTCCGCATGCTGGATTACTATGACCGCCACGAGCTGCTCGGCTTGTATCGCGGGTTGGAGAAGTCGATGGATGAGGCGAAGGGCATCAAACCGAACCTCGACTACCCGGCGGGCCCAACCTATTGGCTCATGGGTTTCGACATCCCGATGTTCACCCCGATCTTCGTGTGCTCCCGCATCATGGGCTGGACAGCGCACATCATGGAACAGCGCGCCAACAACGCGCTGATCCGCCCGCTGTCCGCATACGACGGCCCAGCAGAACGCCACATCGAAGGCTAG